The nucleotide window ACGCCGTCACGCCGCCCATTCCCGTTACCACAACCCGGCGGATCACAGCATGCCTCCGTTGATGGAAATAACCTGACGGGTCACATAACCTGCGATATCCGACATCAGATAACTTGCCAGGCCAGCCACTTCATCAGCCTGCCCCATCCGCTTCATCGGGATCATCTTCATCGCCTCTTCAACCGCAACCGGCTCCATCTGGATCATTCCGGTATCGATCAGGCCTGGTGCAATACAGTTCACGGTGATTTTGCGCTTTGCCAGCTCAATCGCCAGCGCTTTGGTGGCACCAATAATGCCTGCCTTAGCGGCGCTGTAATTGACCTGCCCGCGATTGCCCATCAGCCCGGAAACGGATGACAGCGTAATAATACGCCCCCCTTTGCGCAGACCAATCATCGGCATGATGCAGGGGTGAATAACGTTGTAGAAACTGTCCAGATTGGTATGGATCACGCTGTCCCAGTCCTCTTCGCTCAGGGCAGGAAACGCACCATCGCGGGTAATCCCCGCATTGCTGACCACGCCGTAATAGGCACCAAAATCGGCAATGTCCTGCTCTATCAGCGTGCGGCACTGCTCTCTGTTGGCGATATCAAAACCCAGCGAGCGCCCTTCGCCGCCCGCCTGCTGCATCTGGCGCAGCGTCTCTTCTGCTCCCGCCTGGTCGCTGTGATAATGCACAACGACGCTAAAACCTTCGGCAGCCAGCCGCAGGGCTATCGCCCGGCCAATACCTTTGCTGCCACCCGTGACCAGTACTGAACGCGTCATTGGTTATTACCCTGTTGCATAAGTTGGTTGAGTTCTTCCCGGTCAGGCTGATAAGTATTTAACCTGCCGCTGGCGTAATGTTCGCCATTAATCGTGATGTTACCCTCGAAGCTGCCAATTTTTTCATCGCGCATTAACAGCGTGACGGTAACTTCAAGCGTGGCCCCTGCGGGAAAAACTGCTGCCTGGCAGCGATATCCCCTACCGCCCAACAGCATCCCTGGCGAGGGCTTGTTGTTATTTTG belongs to Erwinia pyri and includes:
- a CDS encoding 3-ketoacyl-ACP reductase FabG2, which encodes MTRSVLVTGGSKGIGRAIALRLAAEGFSVVVHYHSDQAGAEETLRQMQQAGGEGRSLGFDIANREQCRTLIEQDIADFGAYYGVVSNAGITRDGAFPALSEEDWDSVIHTNLDSFYNVIHPCIMPMIGLRKGGRIITLSSVSGLMGNRGQVNYSAAKAGIIGATKALAIELAKRKITVNCIAPGLIDTGMIQMEPVAVEEAMKMIPMKRMGQADEVAGLASYLMSDIAGYVTRQVISINGGML
- a CDS encoding hotdog family protein, whose translation is MVDDKRAVDYLPHDAPMVLVEEVLWVSEESACCQVTVGEGVLSPFLNAEGDLPAWFGIEIIAQTIGVWSGWHGRAQNNNKPSPGMLLGGRGYRCQAAVFPAGATLEVTVTLLMRDEKIGSFEGNITINGEHYASGRLNTYQPDREELNQLMQQGNNQ